In a genomic window of Acropora muricata isolate sample 2 chromosome 2, ASM3666990v1, whole genome shotgun sequence:
- the LOC136900439 gene encoding uncharacterized protein, translating to MIRRLQESRLKRVHATFYGHDFYSNMGIVLSQFLSRINELYESFSCSEARILMVGLDAAGKTTILKKLKLNETVNTIPTIGFNVETVSPCRGVTFTVWDVGGQEKLRPLWRHFFQNTQGLIFVVDSSDLERISEARQELSNVLENPEMEGIPVVIIGNKQDIPRALKAHDIAQKLSLLQQKANPWHVQEACAKNGEGIYEAMHKLSDMVKDFEKSSRKY from the coding sequence ATGATAAGAAGACTTCAGGAATCAAGACTCAAAAGAGTTCACGCGACCTTCTACGGCCACGATTTTTATTCAAACATGGGTATCGTACTCTCTCAATTTTTGTCCAGGATAAACGAGCTATACGAATCTTTTTCTTGTAGTGAAGCACGTATTCTCATGGTGGGGCTTGATGCTGCTGGAAAGACTACAATCTTGAAGAAATTAAAGTTAAACGAAACTGTCAACACAATTCCAACAATTGGCTTCAATGTGGAGACTGTGAGTCCATGCAGGGGAGTCACTTTTACCGTTTGGGATGTTGGAGGTCAGGAGAAACTGCGACCGCTGTGGCGCCATTTCTTCCAAAATACGCAAGGTTTGATTTTCGTCGTAGACAGCTCTGATCTGGAAAGAATTTCAGAAGCAAGACAAGAATTGTCAAATGTTCTTGAAAACCCAGAAATGGAAGGAATTCCGGTCGTTATTATTGGAAATAAACAAGATATTCCCAGGGCCCTGAAGGCACATGACATTGCTCAGAAGCTGTCTCTTTTGCAACAAAAAGCGAACCCATGGCACGTGCAAGAAGCGTGCGCGAAAAATGGTGAGGGTATATATGAAGCCATGCACAAGTTAAGCGACATGgtgaaagattttgaaaaaagttCCAGGAAATACTAA
- the LOC136900453 gene encoding nuclear nucleic acid-binding protein C1D-like, whose protein sequence is MAAEVAEELELPEEVTESLETFHEALGKVEDVLKPLLETSVDDLREKMNPLESAKLDLVVAYSINSMFWMYLTTQGVNPREHPVKFELDRIKKYMGKVKDATEKREASLRINKEAAQRFVKSALWQPSDKEETTQNSEETSHEQESTKKSEKRKSKATPNSKSSHKKKKKH, encoded by the exons atggcggccgaaGTAGCAGAAGAACTTGAGTTACCGGAAGAGGTAACTGAATCACTGGAGACTTTTCATGAGGCCTTGGGTAAGGTTGAAGACGTATTGAAGCCTCTTCTGGAGACGTCTGTTGATGATTTGAGAGAAAAG ATGAACCCACTGGAGAGTGCCAAACTTGATCTTGTGGTTGCATATTCCATCAACTCAAtgttttgga TGTATCTTACAACTCAGGGTGTTAACCCAAGGGAACACCCTGTCAAATTTGAACTG GACAGAATAAAGAAGTATATGGGAAAAGTGAAAGATGCAACAGAAAAGAGAGAAG CTTCCCTTAGAATAAATAAGGAGGCTGCACAGCGGTTTGTGAAAAGTGCTTTGTGGCAACCTTCAG ATAAAGAAGAAACAACTCAAAATAGCGAAGAAACTTCACATGAACAAG aaTCAACAAAGAAGAGTGAAAAACGCAAAAGTAAGGCAACCCCCAACAGCAAGTCATCacacaagaagaaaaagaagcatTAG
- the LOC136900424 gene encoding DNA polymerase alpha subunit B-like: MNLAPKFSKTNFKMVTDEDIEREFEEFSVNIDDLTVLDKLKELCILFSLSPSELVEEWIAHVTCVGGNQEPTLSTIGEFERKHSLSKDKKRSRQQNVTREDTKHLMFDKNNIDELITEDEDLIECYQTPGKKNSIKRPHTTPEAPANKRHTSVGQSPSPALFSPATFSPISATPSVKYGSRTNSGEVVFTFNPSSTDPQQLITQRKPMMSLTIDHANQEMALVKNYKYMFQKQTDKAAVLSDLIDDMAEKLQASLGVEEFSNLCVQSQEDVSVIGRICCDSNGKLNAQSVLLEGSQELSAGSRVKLDLSEVRQFALFPGQVVAAEGLNSTGEKLVVNKICTGIQLPFWSSAESTGADSFSKVSEPFLMMVAAGPFTTSDSLLYEPLADLMKTVETDRPDLLILLGPFVDSKHDQIVNGDLEEPFEELFRKQITEIIKATEKLSITVVFVPSHRDVHHDFVYPQPPFNIPEEFPERIHFVSDPCTLIVNDVAIGFSSIDVLLHLGSEETVCPPGSSDRLGRLVKHILYQHSYYPLHPPAEDVNIDYERFEKYALLPCNPDILILPSDLRYFAKDTLGCVCLNPGRLAKGLVGGTYAKMWVNPSPNHSEKSSSHILSGSLAQVIRI, encoded by the exons ATGAATTTGGCGCCAAAGTTTagcaaaacaaatttcaagATGGTGACTGACGAAGACATAGAGCGGGAATTCGAAGAGTTTTCCGTCAACATAGACGATCTAACTGTCCTTGACAAAT TGAAAGAGCTTTGCATCTTGTTTAGTCTGAGTCCCTCAGAGTTAGTGGAAGAATGGATTGCTCATGTGACATGTGTTGGCGGCAATCAAGAACCTACACTTTCAACTATTGGAGAGTTTGAGCGGAAG CACAGCCTGTCTAAAGACAAGAAACGTTCAAGGCAGCAGAATGTAACCCGTGAAGACACAAAACACTTGATGTTTGATAAGAACAATATAGATGAACT CATAACTGAAGATGAGGATTTGATTGAATGCTACCAAACTCCTGGAAAGAAG AATTCTATTAAAAGACCACATACAACCCCAGAAGCACCAGCAAATAAAAGACACACATCTGTTGGACAGAGTCCCAGCCCAGCTTTGTTCTCTCCAGCTACCTTCTCTCCTATCAG TGCAACTCCATCAGTGAAGTATGGTTCTCGCACCAACTCTGGAGAAGTTGTGTTTACCTTTAATCCAAGCAGCACAGATCCTCAGCAACTTATCACACAACGAAAACCCATGATGAGCTTGACAATAGATCATGCCAACCAGGAAATGGCTTTGGTGAAAAACTACAAATacatgtttcaaaaacagacAGACAAAGCTGCTG taCTCAGTGATCTTATTGATGATATGGCAGAAAAGCTACAAGCAAGCTTGGGAGTTGAGGAGTTTTCTAACTTGTGTGTTCAATCACAG GAGGATGTTTCCGTCATTGGCCGAATTTGCTGTGATTCAAATGGAAAACTAAATGCACAGTCTGTACTCTTGGAAGGTTCACAGGAGCTATCAGCAGGATCCAGAGTCAAGTTAGACCTTTCTGAAGTACGACAATTTGCCTTGTTTCCTGGCCAG GTTGTTGCAGCAGAAGGACTTAATAGTACTGGTGAAAAGCTGGTTGTAAACAAAATTTGCACT GGAATCCAGCTTCCTTTCTGGTCATCAGCAGAGTCTACTGGTGCAGATTCGTTCAGCAAAGTGTCAG aaccgtttttgatGATGGTCGCAGCTGGTCCCTTTACAACTTCAGACAGCTTGCTGTATGAACCACTAGCAGACCTAATGAAGACTGTTGAAACTGATAGACCAGATCTTCTAATTTTG tTGGGACCTTTTGTTGATTCCAAACATGACCAAATTGTA AATGGTGATTTGGAAGAACCCTTCGAAGAACTGTTTAGAAAACAAATCACTGAGATTATTAAAGCTACAGAGAA ACTGTCCATTACAGTAGTGTTTGTACCTTCACATCGGGATGTGCATCACGACTTTGTCTACCCACAACCACCATTCAATATACCAGAAGAATTTCCTGAG AGAATCCATTTTGTGTCCGATCCTTGTACACTAATTGTAAATGATGTTGCAATTGGTTTTTCCTCCATCGATGTGTTATTGCATTTAGGAAGTGAAGAAACAGTCTG TCCACCGGGGTCATCCGACAGACTTGGTCGCCTTGTCAAACACATTCTTTACCAACACAG CTATTACCCGCTTCATCCTCCTGCTGAAGATGTTAACATTGACTATGAACGTTTTGAAAAGTATGCGTTACTTCCTTGCAACCCGGACATCTTGATCCTCCCATCAGATCTGCGGTACTTTGCCAAG GATACACTTGGTTGTGTTTGCCTAAACCCTGGTCGATTGGCCAAAGGCCTCGTTGGTGGTACTTATGCAAAAATGTGGGTTAACCCATCGCCAAATCATTCAGAGAAGTCCTCGTCGCATATCCTGTCGGGTTCCTTGGCTCAAGTGATCAGAATTTAA